Proteins from one Ricinus communis isolate WT05 ecotype wild-type chromosome 9, ASM1957865v1, whole genome shotgun sequence genomic window:
- the LOC8261325 gene encoding calmodulin-binding transcription activator 3 isoform X2 codes for MADTRRYLPNQPLDLKQILEESKHRWLRPNEILEIFNNYQLFKLSPEPPVRPSAGSLFLFDRKALRYFRKDGHNWRKKKDGKTVREAHEKLKAGSVDVLHCYYAHGEDNNNFQRRCYWMLDGKLEHIVLVHYREVKEGYRSGVSHLLSEPSAQVDSSQPSSAPSLAQTASPAFTGQTSYASSPNRVDWNGQTLSSESEDVDSRDNLRASPLTEPVYGSLLGTDVEGFPMISRNPPESWFIGSKFGQRTESSLWPEIPSSSKSADHVQDQKSCVGEHSGADFITHKLRDPRLDSNGPDTVTIGGRLISNMDDDAVAAVHQKIIQEHDFNLIPPRFLNFSGTQNDDYFLQPEDGSANDSELGELKKLDSFGRWMDKEIGGDCDDSLMASDSGNYWNTLGAENEEKEVSSLSHHMQLDIESLGPSLSQEQLFSIHDFSPDWAYSGVETKVLIIGTFLGSKKFSSERKWGCMFGEIEVSAEVLTNNVVKCQAPLHVSGRVPFYITCRNRLACSEVREFEYRDNPSSIASLSVRSVQQEELQLQVRLAKLLYLGPERKWLNCSSEGCNKCKRLRSTLYSIRNYSNKDYTRIREDCTVSEVNCTNSRDELIHSLLKDKLCEWLVCKVHEGKGLDVLDDEGQGVMHLAASLGYEWAMGLIVAVSNNPNFRDAQGRTALHWASYFGREETVIALVSLGVDPTAVDDPTPAFPGGRVAADLASNQGHKGIAGYLAEAFLTRQLSSLNINENATNSVDATIAAEQATELAAALVALPSNGRVDDQLSLKGSLAAVRKSALAAALIQATFRSYSFQYRQLPKGTDDSEVSLDLAALGSLNKDQRSRHFEDYLHSAAVKIQQKYRGWKGRKEFLKIRNRIVKIQAHVRGRKVRKQYKKVIWSVSIVEKAILRWRRKRSGLRGFHVEKTTGDVTTETDRSDEYEFLRISRKQKYAGVEKALARVQSMARDPAARDQYMRLVTKSEKLKMSDEGISISRQDEYLQ; via the exons GCTGGCAGTGTGGATGTTCTTCATTGCTACTATGCCCATGGGGAGGATAATAACAATTTCCAGCGGCGTTGTTATTGGATGCTTGATGG GAAGTTAGAGCATATTGTACTTGTGCACTACAGAGAAGTAAAAGAG GGATACAGGTCTGGTGTATCTCATTTGCTCTCAGAACCAAGTGCACAGGTTGATAGCTCTCAACCCAGTTCTGCTCCTTCCCTTGCACAAACAGCCTCACCTGCTTTTACAGGTCAGACTTCTTATGCATCAAGTCCAAACAGAGTTGACTGGAATGGCCAAACATTATCTTCAGAGTCTGAGGATGTGGACTCTAGGGATAATCTACGAGCCTCTCCTCTCACTGAACCTGTCTATGGTTCTTTACTTGGAACTGATGTAGAAG GATTTCCTATGATTTCAAGGAATCCTCCTGAATCATGGTTTATTGGATCTAAATTTGGTCAACGCACTGAATCATCTCTGTGGCCTGAAATTCCTAGCTCCAGCAAAAGTGCGGATCATGTGCAGGACCAGAAATCGTGTGTTGGGGAACATAGTGGAGCTGACTTTATTACTCATAAGTTAAGAGATCCCAGATTAGACAGTAATGGTCCAGATACTGTGACTATTGGGGGTAGATTGATCtctaacatggatgatgatgCAGTAGCAGCAGttcatcagaaaataattCAG GAGCATGATTTCAACTTGATTCCTCCTcgttttcttaatttttctggCACTCAGAAtgatgattattttctccaaccTGAAGATGGCAGTGCAAACGATAGTGAATTAGGAGAGCTAAAGAAACTTGATAGTTTTGGTAGATGGATGGATAAAGAAATTGGTGGTGATTGTGATGATTCTTTGATGGCGTCTGACTCTGGCAATTATTGGAATACACTGGGTGCTgagaatgaagaaaaagaagtttctaGTTTATCACACCACATGCAGTTAGATATTGAATCATTGGGTCCATCTCTTTCCCAGGAACAGTTATTTAGCATTCATGATTTTTCACCAGACTGGGCTTATTCTGGTGTAGAAACAAAG gttctaatCATTGGTACATTCTTGGGAAGCAAGAAATTTTCTAGTGAGAGAAAATGGGGCTGTATGTTTGGTGAAATTGAAGTTTCTGCTGAAGTTCTTACAAATAATGTTGTCAAATGTCAAGCCCCTTTACATGTTTCTGGGAGAGTCCCATTCTACATCACCTGCCGGAACAGGTTAGCATGCAGCGAGGTGAGGGAATTTGAATACCGTGACAATCCTTCAAGCATTGCTTCTCTGTCTGTCAGGAGTGTGCAACAGGAGGAACTGCAGCTTCAAGTTCGTCTAGCTAAGTTGTTATATTTGGGCCCTGAGAGAAAATGGTTAAATTGCTCCTCTGAGGGGTGCAACAAATGTAAGCGGCTCAGAAGTACCTTATATTCAATAAGAAACTATAGCAACAAAGATTATACAAGGATCAGAGAGGACTGTACAGTTTCTGAAGTTAATTGTACCAATTCTAGAGATGAATTGATCCATAGTTTGCTAAAGGACAAGCTTTGTGAATGGCTGGTCTGTAAAGTTCATGAAGGTAAAGGGCTAGATGTGTTGGATGATGAAGGCCAAGGAGTAATGCACTTGGCTGCTAGTCTTGGCTATGAATGGGCCATGGGCCTCATAGTTGCTGTCAGTAACAATCCCAATTTCAGGGATGCACAAGGAAGAACAGCACTTCACTGGGCATCATATTTTGGGAG AGAAGAGACTGTCATTGCACTTGTTAGCCTAGGGGTGGATCCAACTGCTGTTGATGATCCGACTCCAGCATTTCCTGGTGGGAGAGTTGCAGCTGATTTAGCATCAAATCAAGGGCATAAAGGAATAGCTGGATATTTGGCTGAGGCATTTTTAACTAGGCAGCTTTcatcattaaatattaatgaaaatgCTACAAATAGTGTTGATGCGACCATTGCAGCAGAACAGGCTACTGAGCTTGCAGCAGCCCTTGTTGCCCTTCCATCAAATGGGAGAGTAGATGATCAGCTGTCCTTGAAAGGATCTCTTGCTGCTGTTCGAAAATCAGCTCTTGCAGCAGCTCTTATTCAAGCAACCTTCCGGTCATATTCCTTCCAGTATAGGCAATTGCCTAAGGGAACTGATGATTCTGAAGTTTCACTTGACCTGGCTGCTCTAGGTTCTTTGAACAAAGATCAAAGGAGTCGTCATTTTGAAGATTATTTGCACTCTGCAGCTGTAAAGATCCAACAAAAGTATCGTGGCTGGAAGGGAAGAAAAGAATTTCTGAAGATACGAAATCGAATAGTAAAAATTCAG GCTCATGTGAGGGGACGTAAAGTACGGAAGCAgtataaaaaagttatttggTCTGTCAGTATTGTTGAAAAGGCAATACTCCGTTGGAGGCGTAAAAGATCTGGTCTGCGAGGATTTCATGTGGAAAAGACAACTGGGGATGTGACAACAGAAACTGACAGAAGTGATGAATATGAGTTTCTGAGAATAAGCCGCAAACAGAAGTATGCTGGAGTTGAGAAGGCTCTAGCAAGGGTCCAGTCAATGGCTCGTGACCCTGCAGCACGTGACCAATACATGAGGCTAGTTACAAAATCTGAGAAACTCAAG ATGAGTGATGAAGGGATTAGCATATCACGGCAAGATGAATATTTACAATAG
- the LOC8261325 gene encoding calmodulin-binding transcription activator 3 isoform X1: MADTRRYLPNQPLADLKQILEESKHRWLRPNEILEIFNNYQLFKLSPEPPVRPSAGSLFLFDRKALRYFRKDGHNWRKKKDGKTVREAHEKLKAGSVDVLHCYYAHGEDNNNFQRRCYWMLDGKLEHIVLVHYREVKEGYRSGVSHLLSEPSAQVDSSQPSSAPSLAQTASPAFTGQTSYASSPNRVDWNGQTLSSESEDVDSRDNLRASPLTEPVYGSLLGTDVEGFPMISRNPPESWFIGSKFGQRTESSLWPEIPSSSKSADHVQDQKSCVGEHSGADFITHKLRDPRLDSNGPDTVTIGGRLISNMDDDAVAAVHQKIIQEHDFNLIPPRFLNFSGTQNDDYFLQPEDGSANDSELGELKKLDSFGRWMDKEIGGDCDDSLMASDSGNYWNTLGAENEEKEVSSLSHHMQLDIESLGPSLSQEQLFSIHDFSPDWAYSGVETKVLIIGTFLGSKKFSSERKWGCMFGEIEVSAEVLTNNVVKCQAPLHVSGRVPFYITCRNRLACSEVREFEYRDNPSSIASLSVRSVQQEELQLQVRLAKLLYLGPERKWLNCSSEGCNKCKRLRSTLYSIRNYSNKDYTRIREDCTVSEVNCTNSRDELIHSLLKDKLCEWLVCKVHEGKGLDVLDDEGQGVMHLAASLGYEWAMGLIVAVSNNPNFRDAQGRTALHWASYFGREETVIALVSLGVDPTAVDDPTPAFPGGRVAADLASNQGHKGIAGYLAEAFLTRQLSSLNINENATNSVDATIAAEQATELAAALVALPSNGRVDDQLSLKGSLAAVRKSALAAALIQATFRSYSFQYRQLPKGTDDSEVSLDLAALGSLNKDQRSRHFEDYLHSAAVKIQQKYRGWKGRKEFLKIRNRIVKIQAHVRGRKVRKQYKKVIWSVSIVEKAILRWRRKRSGLRGFHVEKTTGDVTTETDRSDEYEFLRISRKQKYAGVEKALARVQSMARDPAARDQYMRLVTKSEKLKMSDEGISISRQDEYLQ, encoded by the exons GCTGGCAGTGTGGATGTTCTTCATTGCTACTATGCCCATGGGGAGGATAATAACAATTTCCAGCGGCGTTGTTATTGGATGCTTGATGG GAAGTTAGAGCATATTGTACTTGTGCACTACAGAGAAGTAAAAGAG GGATACAGGTCTGGTGTATCTCATTTGCTCTCAGAACCAAGTGCACAGGTTGATAGCTCTCAACCCAGTTCTGCTCCTTCCCTTGCACAAACAGCCTCACCTGCTTTTACAGGTCAGACTTCTTATGCATCAAGTCCAAACAGAGTTGACTGGAATGGCCAAACATTATCTTCAGAGTCTGAGGATGTGGACTCTAGGGATAATCTACGAGCCTCTCCTCTCACTGAACCTGTCTATGGTTCTTTACTTGGAACTGATGTAGAAG GATTTCCTATGATTTCAAGGAATCCTCCTGAATCATGGTTTATTGGATCTAAATTTGGTCAACGCACTGAATCATCTCTGTGGCCTGAAATTCCTAGCTCCAGCAAAAGTGCGGATCATGTGCAGGACCAGAAATCGTGTGTTGGGGAACATAGTGGAGCTGACTTTATTACTCATAAGTTAAGAGATCCCAGATTAGACAGTAATGGTCCAGATACTGTGACTATTGGGGGTAGATTGATCtctaacatggatgatgatgCAGTAGCAGCAGttcatcagaaaataattCAG GAGCATGATTTCAACTTGATTCCTCCTcgttttcttaatttttctggCACTCAGAAtgatgattattttctccaaccTGAAGATGGCAGTGCAAACGATAGTGAATTAGGAGAGCTAAAGAAACTTGATAGTTTTGGTAGATGGATGGATAAAGAAATTGGTGGTGATTGTGATGATTCTTTGATGGCGTCTGACTCTGGCAATTATTGGAATACACTGGGTGCTgagaatgaagaaaaagaagtttctaGTTTATCACACCACATGCAGTTAGATATTGAATCATTGGGTCCATCTCTTTCCCAGGAACAGTTATTTAGCATTCATGATTTTTCACCAGACTGGGCTTATTCTGGTGTAGAAACAAAG gttctaatCATTGGTACATTCTTGGGAAGCAAGAAATTTTCTAGTGAGAGAAAATGGGGCTGTATGTTTGGTGAAATTGAAGTTTCTGCTGAAGTTCTTACAAATAATGTTGTCAAATGTCAAGCCCCTTTACATGTTTCTGGGAGAGTCCCATTCTACATCACCTGCCGGAACAGGTTAGCATGCAGCGAGGTGAGGGAATTTGAATACCGTGACAATCCTTCAAGCATTGCTTCTCTGTCTGTCAGGAGTGTGCAACAGGAGGAACTGCAGCTTCAAGTTCGTCTAGCTAAGTTGTTATATTTGGGCCCTGAGAGAAAATGGTTAAATTGCTCCTCTGAGGGGTGCAACAAATGTAAGCGGCTCAGAAGTACCTTATATTCAATAAGAAACTATAGCAACAAAGATTATACAAGGATCAGAGAGGACTGTACAGTTTCTGAAGTTAATTGTACCAATTCTAGAGATGAATTGATCCATAGTTTGCTAAAGGACAAGCTTTGTGAATGGCTGGTCTGTAAAGTTCATGAAGGTAAAGGGCTAGATGTGTTGGATGATGAAGGCCAAGGAGTAATGCACTTGGCTGCTAGTCTTGGCTATGAATGGGCCATGGGCCTCATAGTTGCTGTCAGTAACAATCCCAATTTCAGGGATGCACAAGGAAGAACAGCACTTCACTGGGCATCATATTTTGGGAG AGAAGAGACTGTCATTGCACTTGTTAGCCTAGGGGTGGATCCAACTGCTGTTGATGATCCGACTCCAGCATTTCCTGGTGGGAGAGTTGCAGCTGATTTAGCATCAAATCAAGGGCATAAAGGAATAGCTGGATATTTGGCTGAGGCATTTTTAACTAGGCAGCTTTcatcattaaatattaatgaaaatgCTACAAATAGTGTTGATGCGACCATTGCAGCAGAACAGGCTACTGAGCTTGCAGCAGCCCTTGTTGCCCTTCCATCAAATGGGAGAGTAGATGATCAGCTGTCCTTGAAAGGATCTCTTGCTGCTGTTCGAAAATCAGCTCTTGCAGCAGCTCTTATTCAAGCAACCTTCCGGTCATATTCCTTCCAGTATAGGCAATTGCCTAAGGGAACTGATGATTCTGAAGTTTCACTTGACCTGGCTGCTCTAGGTTCTTTGAACAAAGATCAAAGGAGTCGTCATTTTGAAGATTATTTGCACTCTGCAGCTGTAAAGATCCAACAAAAGTATCGTGGCTGGAAGGGAAGAAAAGAATTTCTGAAGATACGAAATCGAATAGTAAAAATTCAG GCTCATGTGAGGGGACGTAAAGTACGGAAGCAgtataaaaaagttatttggTCTGTCAGTATTGTTGAAAAGGCAATACTCCGTTGGAGGCGTAAAAGATCTGGTCTGCGAGGATTTCATGTGGAAAAGACAACTGGGGATGTGACAACAGAAACTGACAGAAGTGATGAATATGAGTTTCTGAGAATAAGCCGCAAACAGAAGTATGCTGGAGTTGAGAAGGCTCTAGCAAGGGTCCAGTCAATGGCTCGTGACCCTGCAGCACGTGACCAATACATGAGGCTAGTTACAAAATCTGAGAAACTCAAG ATGAGTGATGAAGGGATTAGCATATCACGGCAAGATGAATATTTACAATAG
- the LOC8261325 gene encoding calmodulin-binding transcription activator 2 isoform X3: MADTRRYLPNQPLAGSLFLFDRKALRYFRKDGHNWRKKKDGKTVREAHEKLKAGSVDVLHCYYAHGEDNNNFQRRCYWMLDGKLEHIVLVHYREVKEGYRSGVSHLLSEPSAQVDSSQPSSAPSLAQTASPAFTGQTSYASSPNRVDWNGQTLSSESEDVDSRDNLRASPLTEPVYGSLLGTDVEGFPMISRNPPESWFIGSKFGQRTESSLWPEIPSSSKSADHVQDQKSCVGEHSGADFITHKLRDPRLDSNGPDTVTIGGRLISNMDDDAVAAVHQKIIQEHDFNLIPPRFLNFSGTQNDDYFLQPEDGSANDSELGELKKLDSFGRWMDKEIGGDCDDSLMASDSGNYWNTLGAENEEKEVSSLSHHMQLDIESLGPSLSQEQLFSIHDFSPDWAYSGVETKVLIIGTFLGSKKFSSERKWGCMFGEIEVSAEVLTNNVVKCQAPLHVSGRVPFYITCRNRLACSEVREFEYRDNPSSIASLSVRSVQQEELQLQVRLAKLLYLGPERKWLNCSSEGCNKCKRLRSTLYSIRNYSNKDYTRIREDCTVSEVNCTNSRDELIHSLLKDKLCEWLVCKVHEGKGLDVLDDEGQGVMHLAASLGYEWAMGLIVAVSNNPNFRDAQGRTALHWASYFGREETVIALVSLGVDPTAVDDPTPAFPGGRVAADLASNQGHKGIAGYLAEAFLTRQLSSLNINENATNSVDATIAAEQATELAAALVALPSNGRVDDQLSLKGSLAAVRKSALAAALIQATFRSYSFQYRQLPKGTDDSEVSLDLAALGSLNKDQRSRHFEDYLHSAAVKIQQKYRGWKGRKEFLKIRNRIVKIQAHVRGRKVRKQYKKVIWSVSIVEKAILRWRRKRSGLRGFHVEKTTGDVTTETDRSDEYEFLRISRKQKYAGVEKALARVQSMARDPAARDQYMRLVTKSEKLKMSDEGISISRQDEYLQ; this comes from the exons GCTGGCAGTGTGGATGTTCTTCATTGCTACTATGCCCATGGGGAGGATAATAACAATTTCCAGCGGCGTTGTTATTGGATGCTTGATGG GAAGTTAGAGCATATTGTACTTGTGCACTACAGAGAAGTAAAAGAG GGATACAGGTCTGGTGTATCTCATTTGCTCTCAGAACCAAGTGCACAGGTTGATAGCTCTCAACCCAGTTCTGCTCCTTCCCTTGCACAAACAGCCTCACCTGCTTTTACAGGTCAGACTTCTTATGCATCAAGTCCAAACAGAGTTGACTGGAATGGCCAAACATTATCTTCAGAGTCTGAGGATGTGGACTCTAGGGATAATCTACGAGCCTCTCCTCTCACTGAACCTGTCTATGGTTCTTTACTTGGAACTGATGTAGAAG GATTTCCTATGATTTCAAGGAATCCTCCTGAATCATGGTTTATTGGATCTAAATTTGGTCAACGCACTGAATCATCTCTGTGGCCTGAAATTCCTAGCTCCAGCAAAAGTGCGGATCATGTGCAGGACCAGAAATCGTGTGTTGGGGAACATAGTGGAGCTGACTTTATTACTCATAAGTTAAGAGATCCCAGATTAGACAGTAATGGTCCAGATACTGTGACTATTGGGGGTAGATTGATCtctaacatggatgatgatgCAGTAGCAGCAGttcatcagaaaataattCAG GAGCATGATTTCAACTTGATTCCTCCTcgttttcttaatttttctggCACTCAGAAtgatgattattttctccaaccTGAAGATGGCAGTGCAAACGATAGTGAATTAGGAGAGCTAAAGAAACTTGATAGTTTTGGTAGATGGATGGATAAAGAAATTGGTGGTGATTGTGATGATTCTTTGATGGCGTCTGACTCTGGCAATTATTGGAATACACTGGGTGCTgagaatgaagaaaaagaagtttctaGTTTATCACACCACATGCAGTTAGATATTGAATCATTGGGTCCATCTCTTTCCCAGGAACAGTTATTTAGCATTCATGATTTTTCACCAGACTGGGCTTATTCTGGTGTAGAAACAAAG gttctaatCATTGGTACATTCTTGGGAAGCAAGAAATTTTCTAGTGAGAGAAAATGGGGCTGTATGTTTGGTGAAATTGAAGTTTCTGCTGAAGTTCTTACAAATAATGTTGTCAAATGTCAAGCCCCTTTACATGTTTCTGGGAGAGTCCCATTCTACATCACCTGCCGGAACAGGTTAGCATGCAGCGAGGTGAGGGAATTTGAATACCGTGACAATCCTTCAAGCATTGCTTCTCTGTCTGTCAGGAGTGTGCAACAGGAGGAACTGCAGCTTCAAGTTCGTCTAGCTAAGTTGTTATATTTGGGCCCTGAGAGAAAATGGTTAAATTGCTCCTCTGAGGGGTGCAACAAATGTAAGCGGCTCAGAAGTACCTTATATTCAATAAGAAACTATAGCAACAAAGATTATACAAGGATCAGAGAGGACTGTACAGTTTCTGAAGTTAATTGTACCAATTCTAGAGATGAATTGATCCATAGTTTGCTAAAGGACAAGCTTTGTGAATGGCTGGTCTGTAAAGTTCATGAAGGTAAAGGGCTAGATGTGTTGGATGATGAAGGCCAAGGAGTAATGCACTTGGCTGCTAGTCTTGGCTATGAATGGGCCATGGGCCTCATAGTTGCTGTCAGTAACAATCCCAATTTCAGGGATGCACAAGGAAGAACAGCACTTCACTGGGCATCATATTTTGGGAG AGAAGAGACTGTCATTGCACTTGTTAGCCTAGGGGTGGATCCAACTGCTGTTGATGATCCGACTCCAGCATTTCCTGGTGGGAGAGTTGCAGCTGATTTAGCATCAAATCAAGGGCATAAAGGAATAGCTGGATATTTGGCTGAGGCATTTTTAACTAGGCAGCTTTcatcattaaatattaatgaaaatgCTACAAATAGTGTTGATGCGACCATTGCAGCAGAACAGGCTACTGAGCTTGCAGCAGCCCTTGTTGCCCTTCCATCAAATGGGAGAGTAGATGATCAGCTGTCCTTGAAAGGATCTCTTGCTGCTGTTCGAAAATCAGCTCTTGCAGCAGCTCTTATTCAAGCAACCTTCCGGTCATATTCCTTCCAGTATAGGCAATTGCCTAAGGGAACTGATGATTCTGAAGTTTCACTTGACCTGGCTGCTCTAGGTTCTTTGAACAAAGATCAAAGGAGTCGTCATTTTGAAGATTATTTGCACTCTGCAGCTGTAAAGATCCAACAAAAGTATCGTGGCTGGAAGGGAAGAAAAGAATTTCTGAAGATACGAAATCGAATAGTAAAAATTCAG GCTCATGTGAGGGGACGTAAAGTACGGAAGCAgtataaaaaagttatttggTCTGTCAGTATTGTTGAAAAGGCAATACTCCGTTGGAGGCGTAAAAGATCTGGTCTGCGAGGATTTCATGTGGAAAAGACAACTGGGGATGTGACAACAGAAACTGACAGAAGTGATGAATATGAGTTTCTGAGAATAAGCCGCAAACAGAAGTATGCTGGAGTTGAGAAGGCTCTAGCAAGGGTCCAGTCAATGGCTCGTGACCCTGCAGCACGTGACCAATACATGAGGCTAGTTACAAAATCTGAGAAACTCAAG ATGAGTGATGAAGGGATTAGCATATCACGGCAAGATGAATATTTACAATAG
- the LOC8261325 gene encoding calmodulin-binding transcription activator 3 isoform X5, protein MLDGKLEHIVLVHYREVKEGYRSGVSHLLSEPSAQVDSSQPSSAPSLAQTASPAFTGQTSYASSPNRVDWNGQTLSSESEDVDSRDNLRASPLTEPVYGSLLGTDVEGFPMISRNPPESWFIGSKFGQRTESSLWPEIPSSSKSADHVQDQKSCVGEHSGADFITHKLRDPRLDSNGPDTVTIGGRLISNMDDDAVAAVHQKIIQEHDFNLIPPRFLNFSGTQNDDYFLQPEDGSANDSELGELKKLDSFGRWMDKEIGGDCDDSLMASDSGNYWNTLGAENEEKEVSSLSHHMQLDIESLGPSLSQEQLFSIHDFSPDWAYSGVETKVLIIGTFLGSKKFSSERKWGCMFGEIEVSAEVLTNNVVKCQAPLHVSGRVPFYITCRNRLACSEVREFEYRDNPSSIASLSVRSVQQEELQLQVRLAKLLYLGPERKWLNCSSEGCNKCKRLRSTLYSIRNYSNKDYTRIREDCTVSEVNCTNSRDELIHSLLKDKLCEWLVCKVHEGKGLDVLDDEGQGVMHLAASLGYEWAMGLIVAVSNNPNFRDAQGRTALHWASYFGREETVIALVSLGVDPTAVDDPTPAFPGGRVAADLASNQGHKGIAGYLAEAFLTRQLSSLNINENATNSVDATIAAEQATELAAALVALPSNGRVDDQLSLKGSLAAVRKSALAAALIQATFRSYSFQYRQLPKGTDDSEVSLDLAALGSLNKDQRSRHFEDYLHSAAVKIQQKYRGWKGRKEFLKIRNRIVKIQAHVRGRKVRKQYKKVIWSVSIVEKAILRWRRKRSGLRGFHVEKTTGDVTTETDRSDEYEFLRISRKQKYAGVEKALARVQSMARDPAARDQYMRLVTKSEKLKMSDEGISISRQDEYLQ, encoded by the exons ATGCTTGATGG GAAGTTAGAGCATATTGTACTTGTGCACTACAGAGAAGTAAAAGAG GGATACAGGTCTGGTGTATCTCATTTGCTCTCAGAACCAAGTGCACAGGTTGATAGCTCTCAACCCAGTTCTGCTCCTTCCCTTGCACAAACAGCCTCACCTGCTTTTACAGGTCAGACTTCTTATGCATCAAGTCCAAACAGAGTTGACTGGAATGGCCAAACATTATCTTCAGAGTCTGAGGATGTGGACTCTAGGGATAATCTACGAGCCTCTCCTCTCACTGAACCTGTCTATGGTTCTTTACTTGGAACTGATGTAGAAG GATTTCCTATGATTTCAAGGAATCCTCCTGAATCATGGTTTATTGGATCTAAATTTGGTCAACGCACTGAATCATCTCTGTGGCCTGAAATTCCTAGCTCCAGCAAAAGTGCGGATCATGTGCAGGACCAGAAATCGTGTGTTGGGGAACATAGTGGAGCTGACTTTATTACTCATAAGTTAAGAGATCCCAGATTAGACAGTAATGGTCCAGATACTGTGACTATTGGGGGTAGATTGATCtctaacatggatgatgatgCAGTAGCAGCAGttcatcagaaaataattCAG GAGCATGATTTCAACTTGATTCCTCCTcgttttcttaatttttctggCACTCAGAAtgatgattattttctccaaccTGAAGATGGCAGTGCAAACGATAGTGAATTAGGAGAGCTAAAGAAACTTGATAGTTTTGGTAGATGGATGGATAAAGAAATTGGTGGTGATTGTGATGATTCTTTGATGGCGTCTGACTCTGGCAATTATTGGAATACACTGGGTGCTgagaatgaagaaaaagaagtttctaGTTTATCACACCACATGCAGTTAGATATTGAATCATTGGGTCCATCTCTTTCCCAGGAACAGTTATTTAGCATTCATGATTTTTCACCAGACTGGGCTTATTCTGGTGTAGAAACAAAG gttctaatCATTGGTACATTCTTGGGAAGCAAGAAATTTTCTAGTGAGAGAAAATGGGGCTGTATGTTTGGTGAAATTGAAGTTTCTGCTGAAGTTCTTACAAATAATGTTGTCAAATGTCAAGCCCCTTTACATGTTTCTGGGAGAGTCCCATTCTACATCACCTGCCGGAACAGGTTAGCATGCAGCGAGGTGAGGGAATTTGAATACCGTGACAATCCTTCAAGCATTGCTTCTCTGTCTGTCAGGAGTGTGCAACAGGAGGAACTGCAGCTTCAAGTTCGTCTAGCTAAGTTGTTATATTTGGGCCCTGAGAGAAAATGGTTAAATTGCTCCTCTGAGGGGTGCAACAAATGTAAGCGGCTCAGAAGTACCTTATATTCAATAAGAAACTATAGCAACAAAGATTATACAAGGATCAGAGAGGACTGTACAGTTTCTGAAGTTAATTGTACCAATTCTAGAGATGAATTGATCCATAGTTTGCTAAAGGACAAGCTTTGTGAATGGCTGGTCTGTAAAGTTCATGAAGGTAAAGGGCTAGATGTGTTGGATGATGAAGGCCAAGGAGTAATGCACTTGGCTGCTAGTCTTGGCTATGAATGGGCCATGGGCCTCATAGTTGCTGTCAGTAACAATCCCAATTTCAGGGATGCACAAGGAAGAACAGCACTTCACTGGGCATCATATTTTGGGAG AGAAGAGACTGTCATTGCACTTGTTAGCCTAGGGGTGGATCCAACTGCTGTTGATGATCCGACTCCAGCATTTCCTGGTGGGAGAGTTGCAGCTGATTTAGCATCAAATCAAGGGCATAAAGGAATAGCTGGATATTTGGCTGAGGCATTTTTAACTAGGCAGCTTTcatcattaaatattaatgaaaatgCTACAAATAGTGTTGATGCGACCATTGCAGCAGAACAGGCTACTGAGCTTGCAGCAGCCCTTGTTGCCCTTCCATCAAATGGGAGAGTAGATGATCAGCTGTCCTTGAAAGGATCTCTTGCTGCTGTTCGAAAATCAGCTCTTGCAGCAGCTCTTATTCAAGCAACCTTCCGGTCATATTCCTTCCAGTATAGGCAATTGCCTAAGGGAACTGATGATTCTGAAGTTTCACTTGACCTGGCTGCTCTAGGTTCTTTGAACAAAGATCAAAGGAGTCGTCATTTTGAAGATTATTTGCACTCTGCAGCTGTAAAGATCCAACAAAAGTATCGTGGCTGGAAGGGAAGAAAAGAATTTCTGAAGATACGAAATCGAATAGTAAAAATTCAG GCTCATGTGAGGGGACGTAAAGTACGGAAGCAgtataaaaaagttatttggTCTGTCAGTATTGTTGAAAAGGCAATACTCCGTTGGAGGCGTAAAAGATCTGGTCTGCGAGGATTTCATGTGGAAAAGACAACTGGGGATGTGACAACAGAAACTGACAGAAGTGATGAATATGAGTTTCTGAGAATAAGCCGCAAACAGAAGTATGCTGGAGTTGAGAAGGCTCTAGCAAGGGTCCAGTCAATGGCTCGTGACCCTGCAGCACGTGACCAATACATGAGGCTAGTTACAAAATCTGAGAAACTCAAG ATGAGTGATGAAGGGATTAGCATATCACGGCAAGATGAATATTTACAATAG